The Magnolia sinica isolate HGM2019 chromosome 9, MsV1, whole genome shotgun sequence sequence tgggtcacttCAAAAGATGAAGGATGAGCATTGGTTTTGAGACAGACTCGGGTTGCGGTCGGACAACACAGCCAAATTTGTGTTAACCTGGCAAAGCTACGTgagcctcaccgtgatgtatgtgttatatccacactatttaTCAATTTTTCCAAAGCATTTTTAgggaatgagctaaaaaatgaagcagatccaaagcttaagtggtccATGCCATGGAAAGCAGTGAGGAATAATTaaaacccaccattgaaaacttgctGGGAtgacaaaagttctggatcaagctgatatttgtgtttttactttcatcgaggtctgtgtgaccttattaataagaTAGTAGATAGACAACATGCTGGGccaagaaggttttaacaatgggccttattattCCGCAGTTtgttatggtatggtccactgaaGCTTTAGGTTTGCctcttttttatctcatgccttaaaattatccgaAAAATTAGATGGGCTGTGTGGATAGGACACATATTGGGGATCATAGAATTTGCCAGGCTAACATTGTTATCTAGGAGTACACTGTTCAGTGGTGGATCTGGTGTACAAAGGGTAACAAGATAGTGAGTGTTTCCTTACCAttggcccaccttcatatatttgttgtatatccatgccatctactaTTTTTAGCTCACTTTAGCATATGCCACCTtcatatatttgttgtatatccatgccatctactaTTTTTAGCTCACTTTAGCAtatgattttctctctctctctctctctctctctctctctctctctctctctctctctctctctctctctctctttttccatttttaactttattcatttaacaagaatattttctataccaaaattagttacttgatgtaccacatatgattttggggtaggagaagctactttagccaatcaacctagttattttccaagattccatcaagtcgatggtcgaaaatccatttcattcacttcgcggtcaatttcaatcagttcgcagtcaatttcattcatttcattcgcttcgcggtcaactcaattcatttcagggtcaattcccttcttcacggccatttccatgcatttcacggtcaattccgccgatttcgcttcacttcacggtcattttcatgcatttcacagtcaattctggcgattccgcttcacttcacggtcatttccatgcatttcacgatcaatttccttcacttcacggtcatttccatgcatttcatggtcaattcccttcacttcaccgtcatttccatgcatttcacggtcaataccagcgattccgcttcacttcacggtcatttccatgcatttcacggtcaatttccttcacttcacggtcatttccatgcatttaacggtcaattctcttcacttcacggtcaattcccttcacttcacggtcaattccatgcatttcacagttaattcccttcacttcacagtcaattccgtcgattccacttcacttcacggtcatttcgatgcatttcacggtcaattccatgcatttcacgatcaattacggtggtcatttccatgcatttcacggtcaattcccttcacttcacggtcatttccatgcatttcacggtcaattccctttacttcatggtcaattctatgcatttcacgatcaattcccttcacttcaccgtcaaattcccttcacttcatggtcatttctatgtatttcacggtcaattcccttcacttcacgatcaattccatgcatttcatggtcaattacggcgattccccttcacttcacggtcatttccatgcatttcacggttaactctttttacttcacggtcaattccatgcatttcacggtcaattatggcgattccccttcacttcacggtcatttccatgtatttcacggtcaattcccttcacttcaaggttatttccatgcatttcatggttaatttccttcacttcatggtcattttcatgcatttcacggtcaattacgctgattccccttcacttcacggtcatttccatgcatttcacggtcaattctgacaattccgcttcacttcacagtcatttccatgcatttcacagtcaattcccttcacttcacgatcatttccatgtatttcatggttaATTTCGACAGTTAATTCCggtgattctgcttcacttcatagtcatttccatgcatttcacagtcaattccatgaattttgaccatgaaatgcaaggaaatgaccgtgaagtgaagggaattggccatgaaatgcatggaaatgactgttaagtgaagtggaatcgccggaattggccatgaaatacatggaaatgaccattaagtgaagtggaatcgccggaattgaccgtgaaatgcatggaaatgaccgtgaagtgaagcggaatcgccggaattgactgtgaaatgcatggaaatgaccgtgaagtgaagggaattgaccgtgaaatgcatggaattgaccatgaagtgaagggaattgatcgcgaaatgcatggaattcaacgtgaagtgaagggaattaatcgtGATATGAATTGAGTTGaacgcaaagtgaatgaaatgaatgaaatagaccgcgaactaattgaaattaaccgtgaagtgaatgaaatggattttcgaccatcgacttgatggaatcttggaaaaataaccaggttggttggctaaagtagcttctcctaccctaaaatcatatgtggtatgccaagtaactaattttggtgtagaaaatattcttgttaaatgaataaagaaagaaatgaaaaaaaaaagagagaattttttttaatatgcatatatatacatatttatataaatatgtattagagaaaaatgtaggtagaataaagttctccacataaaaataaataaataaataaataatgataaaAAGTGCACAGCACTACCATTATGGCTACGagtataatccgtagccataggtccaGCTCTGACCCGGTTGATCGAGTTggcccggtcgaccccaactcgctggttcttattttttttccctgttgtaatccccacctatttttatgggccccattatgaggtatgtgttatatccaaaccgtccatctatttggtgaactcgtattaaggctttagtcgaaaaataagacagatctagcttacaagtggaccacattgtaaaaggtagtggaggatcgaacgtctaccattgaaacccttttaggggtcacagaagttttggatcattatgaaatttatttttcctcttcatccatgtctttgtgaccttatgaatagattggatggaaaataaatgttatggtgggccctacaaaattttcaatggtgaaaatcaattttccgctgctctttgtggtgtggtccagttgatctttggatatgattttttttttttttgtaaaataatgctccgaaatgatctcgaaatatggatgaacgttgtggatataataaatacataactgtggggccatgtaactttgatctcttttgaacggttcgtacaacttggagttcgaggagcgtcagcgctcgtcttcgagcaccaggcgatccgcttgaaggaaaaagcagggccATTTTCGTCCTTCGGCAActcatccgtacagctggggcttgtTCTGGTGAggaaaaaagaagtgggcttcaaaatgtaaatgggccataaatgggtcgtacagtggtaaatttctcattACAATCAAACACAGCGTGAGAGGGGggatggatgatatatatatacacacacacacctgaaGGCTTTCCTTACCATTTAAGATATGTTGTAGCCTTTAGAAGCATAGCTTTATTTGAAAAGAGGACTTGATCACAAACTCCATGTTACATGTAGTAATATAACCCCAAGGTACAACAAAGAAAAGCAATACACGTTAATATAAATACACATATATGCATCTGCATGTACATTAGTATTGTTTAATGCAGATCTCAACATCATCGTGCCCAACATTAACATTGGTCACATTCATTAACAGTGGCTTGTTTCtgtatatacacacatatatgagGGATATAAGTTTCCTCAAAAACCTTATAATGGAGTGAAAGGAATGTGCTGCAAAGAGTAGACCATTCAATAAGAGCCACCCAAGTAATGAACCGAGAATGATGTAGCCAAAACGAAAGGATTCTCCAGTGGTGATTGTAAAAATGGCTAGCCCATAAGCAACGATCATTGAAGACATGCTCAACCATGTGATCATTACCAAGGCACGTAGCTTGAGAGGGAATCCACTTGCCAGCAATAAGATTACTATCAATGATGCAATGAACGCTACCACAATGAAAATTGTGAATAATATGTATAGGCCTGAATATTTATGGGCCATGATCGACCCCCCTGCACTGTGGATTTTAGAACTGTCCTGCGAATTCTCATTGtcatcctgccaaaactcacaggGAGGGTTGATTCCAGCTTGGAATGTGATAGTAGAGATCAATGTTGCAACCACCATTAATTCACCCTTCTTCCACCTATTCTTGGTAGGAGGCAATCGTTCAATTGCCCAATTGTCTCCCGTGAAATGTAACATTCCTCCTCTTCTAGCTCTAGCGCCTTGGGGTATCCCTTCAAGTTTCATATCCATCGAGTCGCTACAGTTATCCAGTAAAATATCCAAGGCTGTGAGACCGTCCACGTTCAAGGCATTCACATCATCCCTCATCTTAGTTTTTGTAAGCAAAAACTTCGTGAGCTGCAAAGTTCTCTTATGGTTATTTCttcgataaaaaataaaaaaagaggtgATATGGCCCAGTGCTCTCAGAGACTGCATTGAGACACTTCAATAATCCAACCCTTGATCTAGACTAAAGTAAGTTCAACAGATTTTAAATATCTCACTAATCCAACAGTCCTAACTGTATAATTACTAGCCTTCAATTGGGATAGCCCAGATCATTTACAAAAAATGCATCCAAATAacaatttcaaaatctatttttGGATCTAATCATATATTGCTTATGAAGagtcacttttttttaaaaaggaaatcataaccatcccatccattgctTGGAAAAAGAGtggctacaaaaaaaaaaaaaaaagcaaaaaaaagggTCAAGTAAGGGATGGATAGTGTTTATCGGGTGTCTTTAATTTTGTGCAAATTTCTTTCTTGGTTCAACCAAGGTGTATGACATGACTTCGAAGGGATCGAATGTGAAGTTCGAGATTGAGAAGTTCACacttaataaaaaatttgaattatAGAAGTTGAACATGAAAGCCCTCCTAATTCAACATGGGTTGTAGCAGGCACTCCTTGGAAAAGTACATCGTCCTGAAACTATAAAGGAAGATGATTGGGATAAACTTAATTCGAGGGAAATTAACGCAATTCAATTGTGCTTGGCTGACGAAATTCTTTATAATGTTATCGACAAGATGACCACAAAAGGATTATGGTCGAAGATGAAGAGCATCTACATGACGAAGGTACTCTCCAATAATTTATTTCCGAAGAGACAACTTTACGCTCTAAAGATGGCAGAAGGGTCGGATCTCTCTAAGCATATTAACGTCTTTAATAAATTGTTTTGCAAGTTGATAAGCATGGAGATGAATATCAACAACGAAGACAAAACCCTAATTTAATTGATATCTTTCTCGGAGTCTTATGCATATTTGGTTAATACTCTATATTAAGCAAATAGTATAGGTGTTATAATGGACTATGCCCACGATTGGATACTAGCTTTAGGGTGCTCAAATTACAAGACTGGATACAAATGAGAGTTTACAGTTGCAGCTTCAGCGCATGCAAGCTAAAGGGAGAGGTGAGAAAGATCTAAGAGTGAAGTTTTAAAGTTTTAAAGGATATGCAACAAGGGATACTAGGAAAAAAGTCAAGGTAAACAAGTTCTCGcttctaaaactatgtgaatcaATACATAGTGATTGGAAGTCCGTATATCCTAAGATGTTACTTTCAGTTCCCTATTACTTCTATAGCAAAGATAAAGCTCAATAAGTAAatagatatgaaaaaaaaaaaatctattataGATGGTTGTTAATgttgaagaagaaaagaagaagagaagaagattcATACTGGGAAATGCTTCTTAGCAACCGCGCGATGAGGATGGTGTTGTCATCATCATCCTTCATTTTCACAAACTCATCATCTCCACAATTCCATGCATAATCTAACAGCGACTTCACGGACTCAAAGCAGTTATGACTCACAGGTGCAAAATTGGCTCCCTGTGACCTGTCAAAACCCGAGTTGTTATTCCATTTGCATGAACTAGCTCCTTCACCACCTCCACCGGGCCTTTGAGTGCTGCTGCATGGAGAGGAGTCCTTCCATCTTGGTCACAAACAAGGCACATATCAGGGTTGATCTTCAAGAGCTCTTTTACCATCTTTAAATGCCCTTTCACTGCTGCCAAGTGCAAAGGTGAGGATTGTTCAGAGTCTAATAAGCTGGCAAGTTCCGAATTTCTACTTAAGATTGCCTTTGCAAACACAACGTGCCCAAATAGAGCAGCTATGTTGTGCAAAGGGGTTCGGGAAAAAACTGAGCATTTCCTGCAAGTAATCTTGTCAAGGAATCAACATCCCCCATTAGAGGTGCTTCATGAAGCCTAgcatccattctctctctctctatctctctcaacaACGGGTGCCAGCTAACGGTGTGAAATAGTGAAGTCCAAGATTTTTATGTCGAAGTTCAAGGTATAGGAGCGATTAGGGGTAGCAATGGGCCGGGTAGGTAAATTCGGCCCAAATTTTGACTGGGCTTTGAGCTTCAATTTGGGCAGGCCTCAGCTTACGGCATTTTAGCCCTACCTGGCCAACTTCATATGCATCTGTGTTTATCCTTAATATATGCCGTTCCAATCCCTGGTTAAGCAACACATGCAAGATCTTGCATGTAGTTTCATTTGTGCACTTTTACTTATTGCACATGCACGAGCCATTGATCGACGGATAGATTAGAACATTCATGCCGGGAAATAACAGTTTGATCAAATGTAGCCCAGGTTGTCTAAGTAGAcgccaaaaaataataataataataataacaaaaagaataaaattCCTTGCTCAGGCTTCGGTTTTTTGTGCAAGGCCCATGGTGCTGGCCAAGCTTACTCCTTGGGCTTagcaatgcaatcccatttaatactacttaataccactgtccaaacaggccctaaagaatTGGTAGTGGTTGAATACTCACAATTAAAACCTTAGTGGAATGataacttgtttataaggtcacaaagacctagacaaaaaggacaacacaaatatcagcttgatccaaaactttgcggcccatcaaaagttttgaatgctcaatcaccactgtttccaatggtatggtccagctAAGATTTGCATCTGTTTCAATTATGGGATCATCCCtgaaatgagctgttaaaatggatggacggtgtagatgtaaggcaaacacatcacagtgggctccgaCAGTGGaaaatcctaccgttgaaaccttcctagggtcgacAGTGATATTTACATGACATCCGTACCACTCGTAACATAATTCTTATTGAGATGAACTtataacacaaatattagcctgattcaaaacttctatagcctcgtgaatatttcaactgtgaacatccaatcctcacgttttcgatccacttgattattggatctggcTAAATTCTGaccccatttcctaaaatgatctcaaaagacagatggacggaatggatttctcacaaacatcatggtgggccatacctaggTTTCCAGTGCCGGTGACAGCCGTGTGGGGACTTTTGGCGCAAAATTCTCATTTTCACGTTGACTTTGGACTTTGATATTAATTCATGCTAGACCTTTGGACAACAGAATCACCCCAATTTCAACGGCAAACCAAGATCTTtggcattgtggggtccactgatgaGTGTTACATATAGGCTTTTAAGGCTCAGCCCATTCTCTCGTAATTTTTAGTCTTTGAACGATCATGTCACATTCTCACGTATATGGggacagatggacggtccagattgatgattggaATTTTCTGCTATAGTTGATCTTGACCGTCGATAATTGATAGTCAGGTGAAGACCTATGTCATTCAGCCTGCGCATCTGATTATGTGAGTGGTAAAAAGTATGAGTTTCAGAAGCATAGATGGGTTCCCTGGTttcgtgatccagaccattgatctattgGCGTAGAAAAAGCTAACCATTTTTCAATCAACGGCCTAGAAATAGACAGTcagaaaagattttaaaaaaaatggttcaCAAACAACTGACAGTAGGTTTAAGAACCAAGAGTCATGTTGCTCTAATGTGGATTTCGGGCATGCTCCACACATAGTAGAGAGTATCAGATCAACcgcttggatcattatgattttatcaATCAGTGGATTGAATGTTCAGGATCATCTGCATCAACTCATGCTTTTCCCATATCATATTCGCACTACGCCCTCCTTAAACCGTTCAGATCATCCATAAACATGACTCAACTAGCAGATTACGAATTCACTTTACTAATCCCGCAGACTAGCTATATAATTTTGTGAGTAGGACATTTCGGTCTATGGGCCCAACAGGCCCAGCCCAAATGACACTCCTTTGGAACCTTCCTATATTACTCTTAAAAAaaaagagtgcggatcctctgcctccgggaggcaggaactccctgcctccagcgttttcattggtcaacgtcattaTAAGTGCCACCTCATCAGTTTTTTAAATATATCAGaaaaagtacatttaataaaaactataatgGAGACGTTAAACGGGAAATCGGattggtactgagttactcagtacgcccttatcatactgagtaaactcagttgggcctactacaaatgcatgtagtttatccacaccgtccattcgtttttccagatcattttatgggttcaacccaaaattgatatatatatatatatatatatatatatatatatatatatatatatatatatacacgaaactcaagtgggccataccactggaaaaagtggaagtattgatttcaaccgttgaaaattttctaaggcccccacagtgatgtttatttgtcattcaacctgttcataagatcagaaggacatgattgaagggaaaacacaaatatcatcttgatttaaaacctctgctatccctaagaatttttcaacggtagatgttcaattaacacagtttctggtggtgtggtctatttgaggattatatatactccatttttgggataaatccctaaaatcatgtgttaaaagagatggacggagtggatagaatTCATGAATGACAtaggggcccacagagtttactcagtacgcttaccgtactgagttactcagcacgcaatccacttccgttaaacggaagcggtttgcgtgctgagtaactcagtacggtaagcgtgatgagtaaagtctgtggagtccaccgtcactgtcattcgtgcattgtatcaactccatccatctcttttatcatctaattttagggttttacgacaaaaattaatcatatccaaagatcaagtggaccacaccacctgaaatagtgtggattgaattctaccgttgaaaagtttttggggcccatggaagttttatatcaagatgatatttgtttttttccattcatccatgtctttgtgatggtatgaacagtttggatgaaaaataaaaatcattgggggcttagaaacacttcaatggtgaaaatcaatacttccactatttcctttggtatggtctacttgagcttttgatatacttcagttttgggctcaactcctaaaatgatttgaaaatacggatggacggcatggataaaccacatgaattcacagtgggcccaatagagtttactcagtacaataagactcGGTGCGCAATCCAATTTCATGTTAGATagggatttcctgccaaagccttttgtagTAAGATCCCGCGCAAGGATTCCGAATGGGCACACTGCAACGTTTGTGATAAACCAacccgtttatccatttttagatatcattttagaacatcataccaaaactaatgaatatacaaaactcaaatggtccacacgagaggaaacagtggggatttagtgtccaccattgaaatatttatatgaccacaaaagttttgcatcagtctaatattttggtgttttcacttcatcttagtaaaaatgaccctataaatagtttggatggcatataaacatcaagaggcctaggaaggtttcaacggtaggaatttctttctccactctTTCATctttgaaattcttataaacatcacagtggaccccaccatacatcccagcgctggaacttcatgcaaaaggctttccccagtGAATCTGCGTCCACAGTTTCTATTGGAAACGTATTGGCCactcccctgccacttggtgttatgtagacccaccatgatgtgtgtgtttcatccatgccatccatctatttttctagatcattttatggcctgagacaaaaaataaggtataacccaatctcaagtggaccacattacatgaaatagtgttgattgaacgttgaccattaaaaactttttggggaccataaaagttttggatcaagctgatctttgatttttcccttcacctgggtctttataaccaaaccaacagattggatgtcacataaacagtatggtgggccttaggaggactttaacgatggatatccaatcaccattattttcctgtggtgtggtccatatgagatttatatccctctcatttttgggatcaaccgcTAAAATTACAAGTAAAAAtagatttggagagatcattttagggcatgagccaaagaatgaatcggatctaaaactcgagtggaccacaccacagaaaacagtggagagagtcacgcccaccatttattacaactgaatccaatccaaacttcgtcactttgtctattaaaCCCCATcattttgtactgcaaccccatcactttgtctaatgaaccccgtcactttgtactgcaacctcatcactttgtctggtgaacttcgtcactttgtactgcaaccctctcactttgtctactgagcgctgtcactttgtactgcaaccccgtcactttatctactgaactccgtcactttgtattgcaacatcgtcactttgtctaatgtaccccgtcactttatgctacaacctcgtcactttgtctactgtaccctgtCACTGTGTGCTGTaatctcgttactttgtctagtgaaccccgtcactttatattGCAACCTCATCACTTGGTCTACTGAACCtcgttactttgtactgcaacctcgtcactttgtctactgtaccccgtcactttgtactgcaaccccgtcactttgtctactgaacctcgtcactttgtactgcaaccacgtcactttgtctactgtaccccgtcactttgtactgcaaccccgtcactttgtctactgaaccccgtcactttgtactacaacctcgtcactttgtctagtgaaccccgtcactttgtactataatctcgtcactttatctagtgaattcaaacctcgtcactttgtctagtgaactccgtcactttatactgcaaccccgtcaccttgtctactaaaccccatcactttgtactacaacattatcactttgtctattgtacttGTCACTTTGTTTACCAAACCCCATCACGTTATACTACAACATtttcactttgtctactgtacccagtcactttgtgctgcaacttcatcactttgtctactttaccttgtcactttgtgaagtaccccgtcactttgtgatgaggttttactagacaaagtgatggggttaagtAGGGTTACTGGACAAAGTAATGAGGTTAAGTATGGTTACtggataaagtgacggggtacagtacacaaagtgacgaggttgcagcacaaagtgactgggtacagttgacaaagtgacgatgttgcagtacaaagtgatggggttcagtagataaagtgacggggttgcagtacaaagtgatggggttcattaGATAGTGACAAGGTTCACTAGAcagtgatggggttgcagtacaaagtgacagggttcactaaacaaagtgacgtggttcaatagacaaagtgacagaattgtagtacaaagtgacggggtatagtaaacaaagtgacgaggttgcagtataaagtaacggggttcagtagacaaagtgatgaggttgcagtacaaaatgacggggttcactagacaaagtgacaagattgcagcacaaagtgacgaggtacagtagacaaagtgacgatattgtagcataaagtgacggggtacaatatACAAAGTGACGatattgcagtacaaagtgacggagttcggtagacaaagtgacggggctgcagtacaaagtgatgggttcactagacaaagtgacgaagttgcagtacaaagtgacggggttcagtagacaaagtgacggggttacagTTCAAAGTGACGagattcaatagacaaagtgacgaggt is a genomic window containing:
- the LOC131255023 gene encoding ankyrin repeat-containing protein BDA1-like, whose protein sequence is MPKCSVFSRTPLHNIAALFGHVVFAKAILSRNSELASLLDSEQSSPLHLAAVKGHLKMVKELLKINPDMCLVCDQDGRTPLHAAALKGPVEVVKELVHANGITTRVLTGHREPILHLNNHKRTLQLTKFLLTKTKMRDDVNALNVDGLTALDILLDNCSDSMDMKLEGIPQGARARRGGMLHFTGDNWAIERLPPTKNRWKKGELMVVATLISTITFQAGINPPCEFWQDDNENSQDSSKIHSAGGSIMAHKYSGLYILFTIFIVVAFIASLIVILLLASGFPLKLRALVMITWLSMSSMIVAYGLAIFTITTGESFRFGYIILGSLLGWLLLNGLLFAAHSFHSIIRFLRKLISLIYVCIYRNKPLLMNVTNVNVGHDDVEICIKQY